The Lutra lutra chromosome 15, mLutLut1.2, whole genome shotgun sequence genome includes a region encoding these proteins:
- the CFAP126 gene encoding protein Flattop translates to MATNYSANQYEKAFSPKYLRNWSPAKPTKERISSHEGYTQIIANDRGHLLPSVPRSKASPWGSFMGTWQMPQKIPPTRVTLTSRTVAGAASLTRWIQKNPDLLKASNGLRPEILGEPHDPDSQRKLGKLTKTVQQAPSPTIIPGSPDVNLNSPDRSQSSHPSAGHTPGPQSPANSLKSPPGCPRVLEHPAGPDPAAVQKCKPGIPEAPRDHTEKTCLSAVSETPREGGRTGKL, encoded by the exons ATGGCCACTAACTACAGTGCCAACCAG TATGAAAAAGCTTTCTCACCCAAGTACCTGCGGAACTGGTCTCCCGCCAAGCCAACGAAGGAG AGAATTTCCTCCCACGAAGGCTACACTCAGATTATCGCCAATGATCGTGGTCATCTGTTGCCTTCAGTGCCCCGTTCCAAG GCAAGCCCTTGGGGATCTTTTATGGGAACCTGGCAAATGCCTCAGAAGATACCCCCTACTCGGGTGACCCTGACCTCCCGGACGGTTGCTGGTGCTGCCTCCCTCACCAGATGGATACAGAAAAATCCAGATTTGCTCAAGGCCTCCAACGGGCTGCGTCCTGAAATCTTGGGCGAG CCTCATGATCCAGACAGTCAGAGGAAACTCGGGAAACTCACGAAGACTGTACAACAAGCCCCAAGTCCGACCATAATTCCTGGCTCCCCAGATGTAAATCTCAATTCCCCAGACCGATCCCAAAGCTCACACCCCTCTGCGGGTCACACTCCAGGTCCCCAAAGCCCAGCCAACTCTCTCAAGAGCCCACCAGGATGTCCACGTGTGCTAGAACACCCGGCAGGTCCTGATCCAGCTGCAGTCCAGAAATGCAAACCTGGAATTCCGGAGGCACCCAGGGACCACACTGAGAAAACCTGTCTGAGTGCTGTAAGTGAGacccccagggagggaggcagaacagGGAAATTATAG